The sequence tttaacagctctatgaatgGGCCCTGGGCAAAACATCAAATGCTATATTTTTTGTGGTTCCCCAAAGTCACAGTGTGTAGTTTGGCCATCATGTAGGTATTCCATACTTTTCCAGGACCCTACAGTGACCATATCTTGTGCACATTCCAGGCTACCAATACCTTTGTTTAGTGAATACTTCGACCCTACACTACataatttgaattttaaatGTTCAGTTTTCCTCACTGCATCACAACTTACACAAACCTGCACAAAATTCTCTCGAAGGAAACGCTGCAAGTCCACTGAGGAATAATCTATTGTCAATAACCTGTTTATTTCAATCACACTATTGGATTTCAGAAGTCTTTgtctcgcccccccccccccctcctcccacccccaaatgaaaatgtttggTTGTGTTTGTTATACATGTCATCACAGCAACATGAGAAGGTAAGTACTTCTCATATTTTGTGGGGAATTATGAGCTTCTAAGCATTTTGAAAACTTTTggtaatattttgtgaaatcgaaggTGGTAACTGTTAGCACcattaataattaattgttgTAGCTCCTTGGTATGTCACATGCTTGGGAAACAGTAATGCCACTTCTAGAAtagttaaaaagtaaaatataaaaattaatagAACTGTGAACAAAGAAACATCACAGCAAATGATGATATTACCTTAATCTTTCAGATATTATAACAGACAAAGAAATAAAATCGAACATTACATTTTGATATGAAACTGTTGTTCTAACGAACTATTATTTGACCACAATATGGTCTACCCTCTAATCCCCTTTACTGTGTCTGTCCCACAGGCAAAGTACTGTGAGATATTCTACTAGAGTTTTCCCCTCGTAGTGCTGCACTTTGGAATTCCTGACATTATCTCATTGGGAGACTTTGTGGAACgttagagggcagcagacttaccgggtaaatccattctcagaattatgcgcatgGTCAGaaatacgtaaacaatggaaatttacccggtaagtctgctgccacctagcgttggaaagtctcctgTTGTCCATCATCTTAAAATCTATTCCAGCTCAAGAGAAATAATAACAGAGATCAAAAAGTTGGCAGTGACCCAACTGTCAGAATACCCTTTTATAAGAATAAAAAAAGTACTAATAAAAGCCATGTCTAAATTAAATGCCTTGGTTAGGGTAAAAACATGGACAAACCTAGGAGGTATGCCTGATACCATGTATACCAAGTATAATCTGTTTACAGGTGCAAGTCCTTGGGGTCCAACAGAGTTTAAACAAAGAAGCTGGTTGAGGTTGATGGTTTCCTAAACCATGCTTCAATAGCTACTAACTAAAATGTTACCCTTTCTGGTGTAATGTTATATACTGTGTTCCTCTTAACATTTTTCTTGTTTGAGGTCTCAATAACCACACTAATGATCTGAATGGATCAGTGCATAAAGAGCAATGAGTTTTTATCCCTTCGCAGGCCTCAAAACAACCTTGGCACCCACAGCGACTGCCATGGTGccatgtgcttttgctgtggtgccccttGCTCAGTTTcaatgaaattgtaaattttcctCATATAAGtcccccttaccagagggaaattgctgtgccccttcataaACGAAGTTCAAGGACTGCTACGGGGTAGTGTCAggtgaaaaacaaaaaggacAATAGTGCACATATATGTAAAAATACAATTCTGTGCATTGacaaactttttaaaagtttttactATGACTATTTTTTACCCTAGGCAAGGTATGTTTTGGGTCCTTGGGACAAAAATAGGAAAATTGTTTCAGTACAAGAGCTGACCTTCATGATTTAGTATTCATAATAGACTTTCAGGCTTTCAGTTTTTCTGACTTTTCCCAAGGGTAAAAAGCTTTTCACCTAGGCTGACTTGAGATGCCCATCTGCCTCGTCCTCTAGCTCCTCCATCTTTCcttcttcctcttcttctcCTTCCATTTCTTCTTCCTCATCCTCGTCTTCGCTGTCTGGAGGAGGGTCGCTCTCATCGTATGGGTCAGCCGACCAGATGCTGTAGCAGATGAAGATCATGAGGAAGGACGGGACGACCAGGAGACCGGTGGTCAAGATGGGGCTGGACATCCATAGGGCCTGAACGGTAGAAGATGAAATAGGATTAAACACAGGTGTTATAAACTGTGCAATTAGTTCCTGGCCAAATTATCATATCACATATACAAAatacttgtgactggtatcctgctcatttctgctgagcagaaaacagttaagcaatattttctgctaagcacccATATGAAATTTTTGAATCCTTCTCCAAAATTCTTACCCATTAGGTTTGAGAGTCCATAGGTGACAAAAAAAGTATTAAAGTAGGATCCCAAATTAAGTTGGCAAATTGAAGATTTGGGCATTTCCACCTGTTTATAAAGGGTAAATTCTGGAAACAAACTTATTACACGACAACAAAAACTATCCCAACCAGCTGTTTGTAATATTCAACATGATGGTCTAAACATGCACAATTCGCTgatacaaactaaaataaagCATTTATCATGTGATGGTCAAAACATACAAAAGCAATGTTTGTTGCAATCAAACTAAAATAGACTTTCACAAAATGActgcaaaaacaaagtaaaacactgtttttttgtgggtttttttcaaataaaaaatcaaagcaATGTAATATTCTTATTTTCACTATTCACAGTGTTGTTGCTTCACTCACCACTAAACTTCTAACAACTTCGTAGATAACTCTGTAGATTTTCCTATACCAGCTGTTGCCACCTAATGGCTGTGGGagtgaaaagaagaaaaaagacacAATTTTAAGTAGGACAGCAaaaacacttgctaagcacacaaaagtcTCGCTTAGCGAAAAtacagtgaccaggggtagaGATGTTCCAGCGCTTTGAGAACCCTTCCAGTGTGAAAAACGcggtataaaaaaacaactagtTTTTGTATGTATAATACTACAGGCCAAAATACTGTAAATTATTGTTCAAGAAATTtccaagcagaattttctgcttaaagccattggaccctttcggtaaacagtgttgtccagggcccacactttgtgtaccacaacttctatatcaaataacaaacctgtgaaaatttaggctcaatcggtcatcggagtcgggagaaaacaacggaaaaccccacccttgtttccacgcgtttcgccgtgtcatgacatgtgtttaaaataaatccgtaattctcgttaacgagaatttatattgttttgctgttttctcaaaaagtaaagcattttatgggataatacttcaagagaaatctttcaccattgccttctgtaaaccctgtaagttatttgtaaatctgtgaacttttattttttttctgaaccgaaagggtccaatggctttaacagctttatgaagttgggccctggtgccTGGAGCATCAAATTGGAAGTGTGTCAGGGGCGAACAAgataaaatcaaataatattgGAGTGCCATGAGCAACGGATTTGAGCACAACATAAGAGgccactgttattattactTGGCACCATATAAGATTATTATTActgatattaattattttttgggcTGAAAAACTAAACATTGGCTAGAGAgagatttgaacctgcgacctctggattaacgtactaccaactgagctatctagcattaaaggaacacgttgccttggaccggtcaagttggtctttgaaaagcatttgtaaccgtttgttataaaatgaatatggttggaaagatgtttaaaatgtagaatacaatgatccacacatgatccacatgcctcgaaattgcaccgttttcctttcacctcgtggactaacacgggcggccatttatgcgagtgtaatttttgactcccataaatggctgaccgtgttagttcgccaaagcaaaatgaaaaccacgcaatttcgagacaagtttgtgtggatcattgtattctacttttaaaacatctttccaaccatatgcattttataacaaacggtttcaaacgcttttgttagaccaactcgtccgatccaaggcaacgtgttcctttaatgtgaggCTAAGTTGGTCGAGTGCACGTAGCAATTGAGTATGTAAGGGATCTAAGCCTAGGTTTGGTTTATGGGTTTAAAAGCCCAATGTACATGGACCTACCTCGATATTTCCCTCTTCAATGCTGACCAAGAATTCGCTCAATGATTCTATGGTAACCTCCAGAGGCTCTTCATAACTATAGTATTCATAGGTGTCTGGATTGACCACCAGGATACCAGGTCTTTCTAACTGACTGTAAAGcaaagaggaaaaaaaatcaatgagagataataataatacaaggtatttataaagcgctctaactaacaggggaaagtaccacagcgctgtacacacaaaataaacaaagagcaaAGAATAAAGAAAAGCAAGCAAATCAGTTGaacaggtgggttttgagagatttcttgAAGGCTGCTAGTGAGCTAGAGTGGCGGATGCTGTGAGGTAAATCATTCCAGAGGTTTGGGGCAGCAGTGTGGAAGCTTTTTTCCCCAGTGTGGTGCGTGTTTTGGGGTTGGCAAGTAGTCTGGTGTCAGTAGATGACCGGAGGTATCTATTAAGTTTGTACAACTGAATGAGATCCATTAGGTATGAAGGCGCAGAGGCGGTATTGAGACATTTGAAGACCAGGGTAAGTATTTTAAAGTTGATACGGTTGGAGACTGTCAGCCAGTGAAGATCGTGAAGAGATGTGGCTTGGGAATAACAAAGAATCCATactgtggggtgtcgtggccgagcggataagagcgccgaattcaagctctggtgattctgttcagcggagtgtgggttcgaatctctgtcgtgacacttgtgtctctgagcaagacacttcgcCATAGTTGCTTtactccacccaggggtaaaatgggtacctgtgagggcagagttagttcttgtgattgattagcctttattgcgctacatatttggcggcacaggctgtatactccacagggagctgagatggtccaacaagggtgttttttctttcatcattttctcagaacttcgatgaccaattgagcccaaattttcacaggtttgttatgttatggttATGGTGGGATAccccaagtaagaagactggtctttgacaattaccaaacgtgtaccttccctttaaaccataCACCAAatgtgtctagtgtctttaaagggaaggtaaacgtttggtaattggcaaagaccagtcttcttacttggcgtatcccatcataaccataaaataacaagtctgtgaaaatttaggctcaattggtcatcgaagttacgagaaaacgatgaaagaaaaactacccttgttggacgaatttgtccATTTAAACCACTGGCATCGGGCCTGTACTCCAGTGTAACCTTTGAGCTCTGAAATGGCTCCCCAACTACGTGCAACTACTCACCTCAGAGTGATGTCGTTTGCTATATCGTTATTCTCCATGAAACCAAACTGAAATTttctgcaaagaaaaaaaataaagaaaaaattagATATTGATCAAATTCACCTTAAGAAAAGTGAAGTCTGTCCCgagccaatatggctcatcGGGTTGGAGTTTATATCTGGTTTCATTGGCATTAAACAGGAGGGGTTGCCAGTCCATTGCAGGTTACTCCCAAGCTCTCACCAGTACTATTGTGCACTCCTGGCGGTAGAGAAGCAATTAcggtaaagtgccttgctcaaggacaaaaaacacataatttcAAGGGATATTGTTGTGAATTACAAATAAGGGCTGAGGTACTTGTGTATACATGGTGTAGGGTTCAATAGACTTTTTAGGCtattaaaataacaatatttgtaaaaaaaaaaaaattctcagggGCAAACAAAATTTGGTAATCAGACTAAACATGCAAAAGAAGGAAAAATATTATGCCTGGCATAATGATACTCTATTTTTAAGAtacctttccaaccatattcaaTTATAACAAATGACAACCCATGGGGGAGATAAGACTCACTCATGAAACTGCTGCCTGTGTTCCAGGGCCACTTTGTGTACAGTGTCCTTCATGATGTAATGAGGATGCTTCTTGTGATTGTCTACGCTAGGATTCACTAAAGCTAATACCAAGAATTTATCTGTAGAcgaaaaacataacaatgacactgtgaacaaaaaatgtttgagAATAGCTACAAGTCCAAcagattaaacaaaattttggggttgaacaaagaattgactagagtgggattcgaaccaacgacctctgcattaatgtgccggcactctaccaactgagctatctagccctatattggcgatgtccctattttgtcaatatctttgttcaggggtgccagtcagaagccatacaaccgttaactgccgtgtagccagggattacacccaaattacgatacaaacTGGGAAGccgcagccaggggatcaccaggcactttaatccggaggtccttggttcgagtcccactctagtcaattctttgttcaaccccaaaaatcattataaaaatttacccagtcagtttcccttgtggtttatattgatataaatTTAAAACTTAATCCACTGTAAGTGGCACTGCTTATTGGTGCACTCTATCCCGCCAGTAAGTTATCGATTGGACAAAACCACAATAATTATACAGTGGAAAGTAAAACCTGAAACCTTTATCCACTATAGGGTAACACGGGTACTTGTAGTTTGTAAATGACACATTTGTATAACATAAGAACAAAGGTCTAGAACCAAGGATTACAATAAGcaatggacattgtgttttgtgttctacaaaaagtacccagactcTTTAACTTTTCATCAATGTTGACCTTACCATCCTTTCGCAACTTGGAAAAGGAGTCACCTTTTTACTTCTGTAGAGACACGGGAAGGAAGCCGATCCTCTAATAAAAAAGGACGAGGCTTCGCCAAAATATAATCGATAAAAATGCAATGATGACTTGGGTTCCCCACATTACATACCTAATTGTGCGAGGAGGTTTATGTTGTTATTCTCGATCAGAGGGAATGCTTGAAATCTCTCGTTCATTATCCATGTCTTAACATCCTCTTCAGTCGCTCCTCCTTCAGGAGCtaagaaaaagggaaaaaaatcaacaattgaACATTTTTAGTGAAAAGTTTTCAGCGATATATTTTACAAAGGTGTAAGggtgaaaacaaattgtactattcttaatccccgatgcaaaactatCATACAttcaagccattatacactttcggtaaacagtagtgtccaagtcccacactttgtgtatcacaacttatatataaaataacaaacctgtgaaaatttaggctcaatcggtcagcggagtcgggagaaaataacgggaaaacccactcttgtttccgcgcgtttcgccgtgtcatgacatgtgttcactataaatccgtaattctcgctatcgagaattgatattgtgttaatgttttctcaaaaagtaaagcatttcatggaacaatatttcaagagaagtctttcaccattaccttctgtaaaccctgtaaattatttgtaaattatttgCAGATAGCCAAATTCCACAAGTTATACCACCAGAAGCAGAGATCGTCTATATCTCACTTCAATCGCGCACCCTCCGAGAAGATGAGATCTTCTATATCTCTATTCAATCGCGTCCCTGGGCAACCCACAGGATCTCCTATATCCTCACGGCCACCAGTTCACCTCCGTAGTCAACGCGCTTTCCAGAAACACACCGTAGTCAACCTTAGCAACCGGAGTATCACGGAAACCGAGACCAGCGTCCTGTCCCTGGGTATGAACTTTGCCCAGCCCCCCAAGTCCATCCCTACCGAAGAAATTATCCAGTCTACAGAGCAAGCCCTCAAACACCTCAGCAAGACGGAGAAGATTGATGTCCGGATCAAGATAAACGAGGTTCTGCGGAAGGCGAAACCAGCCAAGTCCAACCTTTCCAAGGTTGAGCAGGCAGCCCTCCGAGAACTTCGCCGGGACGAATCCATTCACATCTTGCCTGCTGATAAAGGGAATGCCACTGTCATCATGGACCGCACGGAGTACACTGACAaggtaagcaatattttatcaTCTGGTTCATACCGCCCCCTCCCCAAGGACCCCACCCCTAGCATCGAGAAGAGGGTTGCCAGCAAACTCCTTTCCATCCACCGGTCTGGAGCTCTCTCCGTCCCACTCTATCGTAGGCTCCGCCCATCCAGCTCCACCTGTCCCAGGTTCTTCGGCAATCCCAAGATTCACAAGCCGGAAGTTCCCCTCCGCCCCATAGTTGCCTCGAGGGGTTCCCCCACCTACGACACTGCCAAGTACCTAGCTAAAGTACTTCGACCCCTGGTGGGTCTCACTGAACACCATGTTTCCAATTCCACCCAGTTTGTTGACATTACCCGCAACCTAACCCTACAACCCACTGATAT comes from Asterias amurensis chromosome 3, ASM3211899v1 and encodes:
- the LOC139934327 gene encoding protein disulfide-isomerase TMX3-like, which produces MDPVVILWCCLSGILALTIGVGAHVHELDDRILEAKNQGPWLIEFYAPWCGHCQKLAPIWQEVGTKLAKSNPNIRVGKLDGTRFSSVMNNFDVRGFPTIKFLHGDKDLTHRGGRTIKDIVDFAVKANGPAVRKMTKTSEFKQAVKDHKAFFLLVTAEQNPESDLSKLYSTVAEAKILESFYYQGSNKVLPADKKVDEKDLPTLVVFKDKKHYKYEAPEGGATEEDVKTWIMNERFQAFPLIENNNINLLAQLDKFLVLALVNPSVDNHKKHPHYIMKDTVHKVALEHRQQFHEKFQFGFMENNDIANDITLSQLERPGILVVNPDTYEYYSYEEPLEVTIESLSEFLVSIEEGNIEPLGGNSWYRKIYRVIYEVVRSLVALWMSSPILTTGLLVVPSFLMIFICYSIWSADPYDESDPPPDSEDEDEEEEMEGEEEEEGKMEELEDEADGHLKSA